A region of Vitis riparia cultivar Riparia Gloire de Montpellier isolate 1030 chromosome 1, EGFV_Vit.rip_1.0, whole genome shotgun sequence DNA encodes the following proteins:
- the LOC117917657 gene encoding S-adenosylmethionine decarboxylase proenzyme — MALPVSAIGFEGYEKRLEISFSEPGIFSDPEGRGLRSLSRAQLDEILEPAECTIVGSLSNDIVDSYVLSESSLFVYPYKIIIKTCGTTKLLLSIPPILKLADTLSLSVSCVRYTRGSFNFPGAQPYPHRHFSEEVAVLDSYFGKLGSGSKAYVMGSSDKSQKWHVYSASAEVRSACDPVYTLEMCMTGLDREMASVFYKTHSSSAVKMTDTSGIRKILPDSEICDFEFDPCGYSMNAIEGAAISTIHVTPEDGFSYASFETVGYNPKDVNLSHLIERVLSCFQPNEFSVAVHADISGKLLERNCLLDVKGYCCEERSNEELGMCGSMVYHRFMKTEGLVSPRSILKCCWKEEEEEEKE, encoded by the coding sequence ATGGCCTTGCCAGTCTCAGCAATTGGATTTGAAGGTTATGAAAAGAGGCTAGAGATATCATTTTCTGAACCAGGCATCTTTTCTGATCCTGAAGGAAGGGGTCTCCGATCCCTGTCGAGAGCCCAGTTGGATGAGATTCTTGAACCAGCTGAGTGCACTATAGTTGGTTCACTGTCAAATGATATTGTTGATTCCTATGTCTTGTCTGAGTCTAGCCTCTTTGTTTACCCTTACAAGATCATCATCAAAACCTGTGGGACTACAAAGCTGCTTCTTTCAATCCCACCCATCTTGAAGTTGGCTGACACCCTCTCCCTCTCTGTAAGTTGTGTGAGGTATACTCGTGGGAGCTTCAATTTTCCTGGTGCTCAGCCATATCCTCATCGTCACTTCTCAGAAGAAGTGGCCGTCCTTGACAGCTATTTTGGGAAGCTTGGTTCAGGTAGCAAGGCTTATGTGATGGGTAGTTCTGACAAATCACAGAAATGGCATGTGTACTCTGCTTCTGCAGAAGTGAGGAGCGCCTGTGACCCTGTTTATACTCTGGAGATGTGCATGACTGGTTTGGACAGGGAGATGGCTTCTGTATTCTACAAAACCCACTCAAGCTCAGCTGTTAAAATGACTGACACTTCTGGTATAAGAAAGATTCTTCCAGATTCTGAAATATGTGATTTTGAATTTGATCCATGTGGTTATTCCATGAATGCCATTGAAGGAGCTGCAATTTCCACCATTCATGTCACGCCTGAAGATGGGTTTAGTTATGCTAGCTTTGAAACGGTGGGATATAATCCAAAAGATGTGAACCTGAGCCATCTGATTGAAAGGGTGTTGTCTTGTTTCCAACCGAATGAGTTCTCTGTAGCAGTGCATGCTGACATCTCGGGTAAGTTACTTGAGCGAAATTGCCTTCTGGATGTAAAGGGATACTGTTGTGAAGAGAGAAGCAACGAAGAACTTGGTATGTGTGGTTCCATGGTATACCATAGGTTCATGAAGACTGAGGGGTTGGTGTCTCCTAGATCAATTCTGAAATGCTGCtggaaagaggaagaagaagaagaaaaggaatag